In a single window of the Flavivirga spongiicola genome:
- the gldI gene encoding gliding motility-associated peptidyl-prolyl isomerase GldI codes for MNKLLTLAIVLLALNCKTPDARRPISVKTGSFIDASVERNKKLIAQEQVSIEKIMQAQDIDYIASESGFWYYYNNKIEIDTLKTPLFGDIINYNYNIKALNGSLIYSKEDIKTQNYAMDKEELFTGLREGLKLMKTGETVTFLFPSQKAYGYYGDENKIGSNTPIVCEVTVNSITQNQTN; via the coding sequence ATGAATAAATTACTAACATTGGCCATTGTTTTACTGGCATTAAACTGTAAAACCCCCGATGCTCGACGTCCCATATCGGTAAAAACTGGCTCTTTTATAGATGCCTCCGTAGAGCGCAATAAAAAACTGATTGCTCAAGAACAAGTTTCCATAGAAAAAATCATGCAAGCGCAAGACATAGACTATATAGCTTCAGAGAGTGGTTTCTGGTATTACTACAATAATAAAATAGAAATAGATACTTTAAAAACACCTCTCTTCGGAGATATTATAAACTATAATTACAATATAAAAGCATTAAATGGCAGCCTAATATATTCAAAAGAAGATATTAAAACGCAAAACTATGCTATGGATAAAGAAGAGTTATTTACCGGTTTACGTGAAGGTTTAAAACTAATGAAAACTGGCGAAACTGTTACCTTTCTTTTCCCTTCACAAAAAGCATATGGTTATTATGGCGATGAAAACAAAATAGGTAGCAACACACCAATAGTATGTGAAGTTACAGTAAATTCAATTACCCAAAATCAAACTAATTAA
- a CDS encoding DUF192 domain-containing protein — MFSKRFLLLTFIISNGFILSLSSCKENKKVIKQTEVTFKKEGELTIFKSIDSTQVNLDIEIADTDFDIQTGLMYRNSMDKKQGMLFVFDDVRERFFYMKNTKIPLDLIYINENKSIVSFQKNAKPFDESSLPSNFPAKYVLEINAGLVDIWSLSVGDSISYTKH, encoded by the coding sequence ATGTTTTCTAAACGTTTCCTTTTATTAACTTTTATAATTTCGAATGGTTTTATTTTAAGCCTATCGTCTTGTAAAGAAAACAAAAAAGTCATAAAGCAAACCGAAGTCACTTTTAAAAAGGAAGGAGAGCTTACAATTTTCAAGTCCATTGACTCTACACAAGTAAACCTGGATATTGAAATAGCCGATACTGATTTTGATATTCAGACAGGATTAATGTACAGAAATTCTATGGATAAAAAACAGGGGATGTTATTTGTGTTTGATGATGTTAGAGAGCGTTTCTTTTACATGAAGAACACAAAAATACCTTTAGACTTAATTTATATAAACGAAAATAAAAGCATCGTAAGCTTTCAGAAAAATGCTAAACCATTTGATGAAAGCTCTTTGCCTTCAAATTTTCCCGCAAAATATGTGCTCGAAATTAATGCTGGTCTGGTAGATATCTGGTCCCTTTCTGTTGGTGATAGCATTAGTTACACTAAACACTAA
- the lgt gene encoding prolipoprotein diacylglyceryl transferase: protein MQALKFDWNPVTGIDIFGNFKLHFYSLMWVIAFIIGWYIMKRIFTKEKISLDYLDPLFIYTVLATMLGARLGHVLFYQSELISQDFFSIFLPFKFKGGFEFTGFQGLASHGAAIGIIIGMYLYRKKYKYKSLLWVLDRVVISVASGAVFIRIGNFINSEIIGKVTESSLGVRFIQDEYYKSQITQLTGIKDVQEAYNAVTDNPQFVELLEKVPYRHPAQLYESFCYIFVFLILWYFYSKTKKRDQTGFLFGLFLVLLWTIRFFVEFTKEPQGDEYINWANLNTGQWLSIPFILIGLYFMFVYKPKTVVK, encoded by the coding sequence ATGCAAGCATTAAAATTCGATTGGAACCCTGTAACTGGAATTGACATTTTCGGAAATTTCAAATTACACTTCTACAGTCTTATGTGGGTCATTGCCTTTATAATAGGCTGGTATATTATGAAACGTATTTTCACTAAAGAAAAAATATCTTTAGACTATCTGGATCCTTTATTTATTTACACCGTATTAGCAACTATGTTAGGTGCGCGTTTAGGGCATGTTTTGTTTTATCAATCAGAATTAATCTCACAAGACTTTTTTAGTATTTTTCTACCATTCAAATTTAAAGGTGGTTTTGAATTTACCGGTTTTCAAGGATTAGCGAGTCATGGTGCTGCTATTGGTATTATAATAGGCATGTATTTGTATCGTAAAAAATACAAATACAAATCATTATTATGGGTTTTAGACCGTGTTGTTATATCGGTTGCTTCAGGAGCCGTTTTTATCAGAATTGGAAATTTTATCAATTCTGAAATTATTGGAAAAGTTACAGAATCTAGTTTGGGGGTTCGTTTTATTCAAGATGAATACTACAAGAGTCAAATCACACAACTTACGGGTATTAAAGATGTTCAGGAAGCGTATAATGCTGTCACCGATAACCCCCAATTTGTAGAATTACTAGAAAAAGTCCCCTATAGACATCCTGCTCAGCTATACGAATCTTTCTGTTATATTTTTGTGTTTTTAATTTTATGGTATTTCTATTCAAAAACTAAAAAAAGAGATCAAACCGGTTTTCTATTTGGATTGTTTTTAGTCCTATTGTGGACTATTCGCTTCTTTGTCGAGTTTACCAAAGAGCCTCAAGGTGATGAATATATTAATTGGGCTAATTTAAATACAGGGCAATGGCTAAGTATTCCATTTATTCTAATTGGTTTATATTTTATGTTTGTTTATAAACCAAAAACAGTCGTTAAATAA
- a CDS encoding DUF1573 domain-containing protein, which translates to MKQLITILFIGLISLSVNAQDKVAKIEFKSDTIDYGTIEKGSNGVRVFKFTNTGDAPLIISKVSSSCGCTIPKKPKDPILPGKTGEIEVKYDTNRVNPIRKTITVISNAETPTVALKIKGLVIDPNKKSVLEKKNKSIVQQ; encoded by the coding sequence ATGAAACAGTTAATTACAATTTTATTTATCGGATTAATTAGTTTATCTGTAAATGCGCAAGATAAAGTAGCAAAAATAGAATTTAAGTCTGATACTATCGATTACGGAACTATTGAAAAAGGATCAAATGGTGTACGTGTTTTTAAATTCACAAACACTGGTGATGCACCTCTTATAATTTCTAAAGTTTCATCTAGTTGTGGTTGTACTATTCCCAAAAAACCAAAAGATCCTATTTTACCAGGAAAAACTGGAGAAATTGAGGTTAAGTATGACACAAATAGAGTAAATCCTATTAGAAAAACAATAACTGTTATCTCTAATGCTGAAACACCTACAGTAGCCTTAAAAATAAAAGGCTTGGTTATTGACCCTAATAAAAAGAGTGTTTTAGAAAAGAAAAATAAAAGTATTGTTCAGCAATAA
- a CDS encoding valine--tRNA ligase translates to MQIPSKYEASQVESKWYDYWMKHNYFHSEPDEREPYTIVIPPPNVTGVLHMGHMLNNTIQDVLIRRARLQGKNACWVPGTDHASIATEAKVVAKLKEQGIDKNDLSREEFLKHAWDWTHEYGGVILEQLKKLGCSCDWERTKFTMDDDMSEAVIKVFVDLFNKGLIYRGYRMVNWDPEAKTTLSDEEVIHEERQGNLYYLQYKIEGSEDTLTIATTRPETIFGDTAICINPNDERFLHLRGKKAIVPICNRVIPIIEDDYVDVEFGTGCLKVTPAHDENDKNLGDKHKLEVIDIFNEDASLNSFGLHFEGQDRFVARKAVVKELEATGVLVKTETHINKVGTSERTKAVIEPRLSDQWFLKMEDLAKPAIKAVLGEDSEINLFPKKFENTYRHWMENIRDWNISRQLLWGQQIPAYYYGDGKEDFVVAENKEDALKLAKDKTKNQQLTISNLTQDTDALDTWFSSWLWPISVFDGIRNPENKDIKYYYPTNDLVTGPDILFFWVARMIISGYEYKDEKPFNNVYLTGLVRDKQRRKMSKQLGNSPDALKLIEEYGAGGVRVGLLLSSAAGNDLMFDEALCQQGKGFGNKIWNAYRLVDGWKVDENIEQPESSKMAIDWYESKFQKALIEIEDHFSKYRLSDALMAIYKLIFDDFCGWYLEMIKPGYLQPIDAKTLKSTITIFEDNLKIVHPFMPFLTEDIWHYIADRTPEEALIVAKWPESKPVNEALINEFEFASEVISGIRNVRKQKNIAFKDAIGLSIINNEKNHKTFDSIISKLGNLENIDYVSDAVDGALTFRVKSNEYFIPMVGSIDVEAEIKKLTEELSYTEGFLKSVQKKLSNERFVLGAPEQVVASEKKKEADALAKIETLKASLSSLH, encoded by the coding sequence ATGCAAATACCTTCAAAATATGAGGCAAGTCAGGTAGAAAGTAAGTGGTATGATTACTGGATGAAACACAATTATTTTCATTCAGAGCCAGATGAAAGAGAACCATATACTATTGTGATACCTCCACCAAATGTAACAGGGGTTTTACACATGGGGCATATGCTTAATAATACGATTCAAGATGTATTAATTCGTCGTGCGCGTTTACAAGGTAAAAATGCCTGTTGGGTACCTGGTACAGATCATGCATCTATTGCTACTGAAGCGAAAGTAGTTGCCAAATTAAAAGAGCAAGGTATTGATAAAAATGATTTGTCTCGTGAGGAGTTTTTAAAACATGCTTGGGATTGGACTCACGAATATGGGGGTGTTATTTTAGAGCAACTTAAAAAACTGGGGTGTTCTTGCGATTGGGAACGGACTAAATTTACGATGGATGATGACATGAGTGAAGCGGTCATCAAGGTGTTTGTAGATTTGTTTAATAAAGGTTTGATTTATCGTGGTTACCGTATGGTAAACTGGGATCCTGAAGCAAAAACAACCTTATCTGATGAAGAAGTTATTCATGAAGAACGTCAGGGGAATTTATATTATCTTCAATATAAAATTGAAGGTAGTGAAGATACTTTAACGATAGCTACGACGCGTCCTGAAACTATTTTTGGAGATACAGCTATTTGTATTAATCCAAATGATGAAAGATTTCTACACTTACGTGGAAAAAAGGCTATTGTACCCATATGTAACCGAGTTATTCCTATTATTGAGGATGATTATGTAGATGTTGAGTTCGGTACAGGTTGCCTTAAAGTAACACCAGCACATGATGAAAATGATAAAAATTTAGGAGATAAGCATAAGTTAGAGGTTATAGATATTTTTAATGAAGATGCTTCTTTAAATAGCTTTGGATTACATTTTGAAGGTCAGGATCGTTTTGTAGCCAGAAAAGCAGTCGTTAAAGAATTAGAAGCAACAGGTGTTTTAGTAAAAACTGAAACTCATATTAACAAAGTAGGAACTTCCGAAAGAACCAAAGCTGTTATTGAACCACGTTTGAGTGATCAGTGGTTTCTAAAAATGGAAGATTTAGCAAAACCAGCTATAAAAGCGGTTTTAGGCGAAGATTCTGAGATTAATTTATTTCCTAAGAAATTTGAAAACACCTACCGTCATTGGATGGAGAATATCCGTGATTGGAATATTTCACGTCAATTACTTTGGGGACAACAAATTCCAGCTTATTACTACGGTGATGGAAAAGAAGATTTTGTAGTAGCAGAAAATAAAGAAGACGCTTTAAAGTTAGCTAAGGATAAAACCAAAAACCAGCAACTAACAATCAGCAATTTAACTCAAGACACTGATGCTTTGGATACTTGGTTTAGCTCATGGTTATGGCCAATAAGTGTTTTTGATGGAATAAGAAATCCTGAAAATAAGGATATTAAATACTATTATCCAACAAACGATTTGGTAACGGGCCCGGATATTTTATTCTTTTGGGTAGCTCGTATGATAATCTCAGGATATGAGTATAAAGACGAGAAACCGTTTAATAATGTATATTTAACGGGCTTAGTTCGTGATAAGCAAAGACGAAAAATGTCTAAACAACTTGGTAATTCGCCAGATGCTTTAAAGCTTATAGAAGAATATGGAGCTGGAGGCGTTCGTGTTGGGTTGTTATTAAGTTCTGCTGCAGGAAACGATTTAATGTTTGATGAGGCACTTTGTCAACAAGGAAAAGGTTTTGGAAACAAAATTTGGAATGCTTATCGTTTAGTTGATGGATGGAAAGTTGATGAAAATATAGAGCAACCGGAGTCAAGTAAAATGGCTATAGATTGGTACGAATCTAAATTTCAGAAAGCTTTAATTGAGATTGAAGACCATTTTAGCAAGTATAGATTGAGTGATGCATTAATGGCTATCTACAAACTTATTTTTGATGATTTTTGCGGATGGTACTTAGAAATGATCAAGCCTGGATATTTACAACCAATTGATGCTAAAACTTTAAAAAGCACCATTACCATTTTTGAAGATAATTTAAAAATTGTACACCCATTTATGCCATTTTTAACGGAAGATATTTGGCATTATATAGCTGATAGAACCCCGGAAGAAGCTTTGATTGTTGCTAAATGGCCAGAATCTAAGCCAGTTAATGAAGCTTTAATTAATGAGTTTGAATTTGCTTCAGAAGTTATTTCAGGGATTAGAAACGTTAGAAAACAAAAAAATATAGCTTTTAAAGATGCTATTGGACTTTCGATAATTAATAATGAAAAAAACCATAAAACATTCGATAGTATTATTTCTAAATTAGGCAATTTAGAAAACATCGATTATGTTTCTGATGCTGTTGATGGTGCTTTAACTTTTAGAGTAAAATCTAATGAGTATTTTATACCTATGGTAGGTAGTATTGATGTTGAGGCAGAAATTAAAAAATTAACAGAAGAATTAAGCTATACAGAAGGTTTCTTAAAATCGGTACAAAAGAAACTCTCTAATGAGCGTTTTGTCTTAGGGGCGCCGGAACAGGTGGTTGCTAGTGAGAAGAAAAAAGAAGCAGATGCCTTAGCAAAAATAGAAACACTTAAGGCAAGTTTGTCAAGTTTGCATTAA
- a CDS encoding retropepsin-like aspartic protease, with the protein MKIVFFSIKKLLTLILVFFCFSNLSFSQNKFVIQNKNQSDRVKFKLINNLIIIPVEVNGVSLSFLLDTGVSKPIIFNFLNVSDTLKIKDTETIFLRGLGEGESVEALKSKNNVFKIGEAIKLNQDLYAVYDSNLNFAPRLGFPVHGIIGFDLFRDLVVEINYSKKVIKLTAPEKYRYKKCKKCERLNLEFYNSKPYINAEVTMNRRKIPVKLLIDSGGSDSLWLFEDDSLGIESSNKYFYDFLGHGLSGSVYGKRSKVRSFSLKSFQLNKVNVSFPDSTFILFARKHKSRNGSLSGNILKRFNVIFDYRNAIITLTKNHYFNEKFQYNKSGIELAHDGFRLVREKDNLVSNDNGLGDSQEKGTKIIIDPQYKLSLKPAYAIVELRKNSPAEKAGLLKGDIILSINNRNSYQFTLQELIHMFYGEAGKRIKLKIERDKSTFTFQFQLENLFQ; encoded by the coding sequence ATGAAAATTGTATTCTTCTCAATTAAGAAGCTTTTAACTCTGATTTTAGTGTTTTTTTGCTTCAGTAATCTTAGTTTTTCTCAAAATAAATTTGTTATTCAAAACAAGAACCAGTCAGATAGAGTTAAGTTCAAATTAATAAATAATTTAATTATAATTCCTGTTGAAGTTAACGGCGTAAGTTTATCTTTTTTATTGGATACAGGAGTAAGTAAGCCCATTATTTTTAATTTTTTAAATGTATCTGATACACTAAAAATAAAAGATACCGAGACTATTTTTTTAAGAGGTTTAGGAGAAGGAGAATCTGTAGAAGCATTAAAATCTAAGAATAATGTTTTTAAAATTGGAGAAGCCATTAAGTTAAATCAGGATTTATATGCGGTTTACGATTCTAATCTCAATTTTGCTCCCAGATTAGGTTTTCCAGTTCATGGCATCATTGGCTTCGATTTATTTAGGGATTTAGTAGTTGAAATAAATTACTCTAAAAAGGTTATAAAACTAACTGCACCAGAAAAATATAGGTATAAAAAATGCAAAAAATGCGAAAGACTAAATTTGGAGTTTTACAATAGTAAGCCTTATATAAATGCTGAAGTAACCATGAATAGAAGAAAGATACCTGTTAAATTATTAATAGATTCTGGAGGAAGTGATTCTTTATGGTTGTTTGAAGATGACTCTTTAGGAATTGAATCCAGTAATAAATATTTTTATGATTTTCTTGGTCATGGTTTGAGTGGAAGTGTTTATGGTAAACGTTCAAAAGTCAGAAGTTTTTCTTTAAAAAGTTTTCAACTAAATAAGGTTAATGTGTCATTTCCAGATTCAACATTTATATTATTTGCAAGAAAACATAAGAGTCGTAATGGTAGTTTATCAGGTAACATTTTAAAGCGTTTTAATGTTATTTTTGATTATCGGAACGCGATAATTACGCTAACAAAAAACCATTATTTTAATGAAAAGTTTCAGTATAATAAAAGCGGTATAGAGTTGGCACATGATGGATTTAGATTAGTAAGAGAGAAAGATAACTTGGTTAGTAATGATAATGGTCTTGGGGATTCTCAAGAAAAGGGCACAAAAATTATAATAGACCCCCAGTATAAGTTGTCATTAAAACCAGCCTATGCCATAGTAGAATTGAGAAAAAATTCTCCGGCAGAAAAGGCAGGTTTACTTAAAGGAGATATAATCTTGAGTATAAATAATAGGAATAGTTATCAATTTACGTTACAAGAGTTGATCCATATGTTTTATGGTGAAGCGGGTAAACGCATAAAATTAAAAATAGAAAGAGATAAAAGCACTTTTACTTTTCAATTTCAATTAGAAAACCTTTTTCAATAA
- a CDS encoding peptidylprolyl isomerase: protein MNFLKNAVKILLTTSLITLASCKAQYPDLEDGLYAEFITSEGIMVAKLAHKKAPITVANFVSLAEGTNTMVDSAYIGKKFYNGLIFHRVINEFMIQGGDPTGTGGGSPGYKFTDEFHPDLKHDKPGILSMANSGRNTNGSQFFITEIPKPHLDNGYNIFGELVIGIDIQDSISNVKTASGDRPVEDVVIKELNIIRKGKDAKSFDAPNTFNNHFAEAERKEKEKLAKIEAIIKASKEKFEKQRAKAMTLSSGLQFFVTEKGTGKKLPENAEVLTHYAVYFESGKLLQTSKLEIAEALDAVNEKRKAADQYQPITADISPDAKMISGFKEGLQQLNVGDKATLFIPYHLAYGEAGGRGIPPKSNIIFEVEILEILK from the coding sequence ATGAATTTTTTAAAAAACGCAGTCAAAATATTATTAACTACTTCTTTAATAACTTTAGCTTCATGTAAAGCTCAATATCCAGATCTTGAAGATGGATTATATGCAGAATTTATTACCTCAGAAGGTATTATGGTTGCTAAATTAGCACATAAAAAAGCACCTATAACTGTTGCTAATTTTGTCTCACTAGCAGAAGGTACTAATACTATGGTAGACAGTGCTTATATAGGAAAAAAATTCTATAACGGACTTATTTTTCATCGTGTTATCAATGAATTTATGATTCAAGGTGGTGACCCTACAGGTACAGGTGGAGGAAGTCCCGGTTATAAATTTACGGATGAATTTCATCCAGATCTAAAACATGATAAACCAGGTATTTTATCTATGGCAAACTCTGGACGCAATACAAACGGAAGTCAATTTTTTATTACAGAAATCCCAAAACCTCATTTAGATAATGGGTATAATATATTTGGTGAGCTCGTTATTGGAATAGATATCCAGGACAGTATTTCTAATGTAAAAACGGCATCTGGAGACAGACCTGTGGAAGACGTTGTCATTAAAGAATTAAATATTATTAGAAAAGGTAAAGATGCAAAATCCTTTGATGCTCCAAACACATTTAATAATCATTTTGCTGAAGCAGAACGTAAAGAAAAAGAAAAGCTAGCCAAAATAGAAGCAATTATAAAAGCTTCTAAAGAAAAATTTGAAAAACAACGAGCTAAAGCTATGACGTTGTCTTCTGGTTTACAATTTTTTGTTACCGAAAAAGGCACTGGAAAAAAATTACCAGAAAACGCTGAAGTGCTTACCCATTATGCTGTATATTTTGAAAGCGGAAAACTACTTCAAACCAGTAAATTAGAAATTGCTGAAGCTCTTGATGCCGTAAACGAAAAGCGTAAAGCCGCAGACCAATACCAACCTATTACTGCTGATATCAGTCCAGATGCCAAAATGATTTCAGGCTTTAAGGAAGGGTTACAACAATTAAATGTTGGAGATAAAGCAACCCTATTTATTCCGTATCATTTAGCTTATGGTGAAGCAGGAGGTAGAGGGATTCCTCCAAAATCTAACATCATTTTCGAAGTTGAAATTTTAGAAATTTTAAAGTAA